A genomic window from Sanguibacter antarcticus includes:
- a CDS encoding DUF4395 domain-containing protein produces MASSRFPSTVDDITVRLIAGVVLVVALVTLGTQQWWLYALLAVDFTLRAVLGPRWSPVARLVQRWVRPRVRALPVPTAGAPKRFAASIGAVLTVAATALWVVSLATGSSGALTAVVVIGVIMVAFPALESIVGYCVGCALFSVLMRAGLVPEEVCLDCADISRRIPKPAQV; encoded by the coding sequence ATGGCCTCCTCACGTTTTCCGTCCACGGTCGACGACATCACCGTCCGTCTCATCGCCGGTGTCGTCCTCGTCGTCGCGCTGGTGACCCTCGGCACCCAGCAGTGGTGGCTCTACGCCCTCCTCGCCGTCGACTTCACCCTCCGCGCGGTCCTCGGTCCACGGTGGAGCCCGGTCGCGCGCCTGGTCCAGCGCTGGGTCCGGCCACGGGTGCGGGCGCTGCCCGTCCCGACCGCAGGGGCGCCCAAGCGTTTCGCGGCGAGCATCGGCGCCGTCCTCACGGTGGCTGCGACGGCGCTGTGGGTCGTGTCCCTCGCGACCGGCTCGTCCGGGGCGCTCACGGCCGTGGTCGTCATCGGCGTCATCATGGTCGCGTTCCCGGCGCTCGAGTCGATCGTCGGGTACTGCGTCGGGTGCGCCCTGTTCTCGGTCCTCATGCGCGCCGGGCTCGTGCCCGAGGAGGTCTGCCTCGACTGCGCGGACATCTCGCGCCGGATCCCCAAGCCTGCACAGGTATGA
- a CDS encoding MFS transporter: protein MTDDLYRDTTTRPGRGGVTTAPTAPPAALAPPRAGRRAWLGLVALMLPVLLVSIDNTVLSFAIPQLSVALSPSAAQMLWIVDIYPLVLAGLLVTMGTLGDRVGRRWLLLVGATGFGIVSVLASFATDASHLILARALLGLFGATLMPSTLALLRNLFLDGNQRRLAIAVWASGFSAGTALGPIVGGWLLEHFWWGSIFLINVPVLLVLLVAAPVLLPESRNPRAVRLDALSVGLSVVAMLPFVLGIKRLASEGADTLGVVSLAVGIVLGVVFVRRQMRLKDPLLDVGLFRSRTFSASVLANFMAVFSLAGLVFFVSQYLQLVLEISPLDAGAYLLPGAVASVLMGLLAVALARVAPIWLLVPAGLLLASAGYVVGTTLSGTSSVGVIVVVFVLVGSGAGLAETLTNDAILSSVPPERAGAASGISETAYELGASLGVAVLGSVLAAVYRTSLVLPAGLDPALVEQSRATLGGAVDAASSLPSAEGEVLVEAARAAFADGVDVTSTIGAVLAFFTAVGVGLALWSAQRADHRRAALQPETDQSVVSS, encoded by the coding sequence ATGACCGACGACCTGTACCGCGACACCACGACTCGACCGGGTCGTGGCGGCGTGACGACCGCACCGACCGCACCGCCCGCAGCACTGGCACCCCCGCGAGCCGGCCGTCGTGCCTGGCTCGGGCTCGTCGCCCTCATGCTCCCCGTCCTGCTCGTGAGCATCGACAACACCGTGCTGTCCTTCGCGATCCCGCAGCTGAGCGTCGCGCTCTCACCGAGCGCCGCCCAGATGCTCTGGATCGTCGACATCTACCCGCTCGTGCTCGCCGGGCTGCTCGTCACCATGGGGACCCTCGGCGACCGCGTCGGGCGGCGCTGGCTCCTGCTCGTCGGGGCGACCGGGTTCGGGATCGTCAGCGTCCTCGCGTCCTTCGCGACAGACGCCTCGCACCTCATCCTCGCCCGGGCCCTCCTCGGGCTCTTCGGTGCCACGCTCATGCCCTCGACCCTCGCGCTGCTGCGCAACCTCTTCCTCGACGGCAACCAGCGCCGGCTCGCGATCGCCGTCTGGGCGTCCGGGTTCTCGGCAGGCACCGCGCTCGGCCCGATCGTCGGCGGCTGGCTGCTCGAGCACTTCTGGTGGGGCTCCATCTTCCTCATCAACGTCCCCGTGCTCCTCGTCCTGCTCGTCGCCGCGCCCGTCCTCCTCCCCGAGTCGCGCAACCCTCGTGCCGTGCGGCTCGACGCGCTGAGCGTGGGGCTCTCCGTCGTCGCGATGCTGCCGTTCGTGCTCGGCATCAAGCGGCTCGCGAGCGAAGGTGCCGACACGCTCGGCGTCGTCTCCCTCGCGGTCGGGATCGTGCTCGGCGTCGTGTTCGTCCGCCGCCAGATGCGCCTGAAAGACCCTCTGCTCGACGTCGGGCTGTTCCGGAGCCGGACGTTCTCGGCATCGGTGCTCGCCAACTTCATGGCGGTGTTCTCGCTCGCCGGCCTCGTCTTCTTCGTCTCGCAGTACCTGCAGCTCGTCCTGGAGATCTCCCCGCTCGACGCCGGCGCCTACCTCCTGCCGGGGGCGGTCGCCTCGGTGCTCATGGGGCTGCTGGCCGTCGCGCTCGCCCGGGTGGCGCCCATCTGGCTGCTCGTCCCGGCGGGCCTGCTCCTCGCGTCCGCGGGCTACGTCGTCGGCACGACGCTCAGCGGGACCTCGTCCGTCGGGGTCATCGTCGTCGTCTTCGTGCTCGTCGGCAGCGGCGCGGGCCTGGCGGAGACTCTCACCAACGACGCGATCCTCTCCTCCGTGCCTCCTGAGCGTGCCGGGGCGGCGTCAGGGATCTCGGAGACCGCCTACGAGCTCGGTGCGTCCCTCGGGGTGGCGGTGCTCGGCAGCGTCCTCGCGGCGGTCTACCGCACGAGCCTCGTGCTCCCCGCTGGTCTGGACCCGGCGCTGGTCGAGCAGTCGCGAGCGACGCTCGGAGGAGCCGTCGACGCAGCGTCGTCCCTGCCATCGGCGGAGGGCGAGGTCCTCGTCGAGGCGGCCCGTGCGGCGTTCGCCGACGGGGTCGACGTCACGTCGACGATCGGGGCGGTGCTCGCCTTCTTCACCGCGGTCGGGGTCGGGCTGGCGCTGTGGTCGGCCCAGCGGGCCGACCACAGGCGTGCGGCACTGCAGCCCGAGACGGATCAGTCCGTGGTCTCGTCGTAG
- the nhaA gene encoding Na+/H+ antiporter NhaA has protein sequence MTSARRTTTLLSRGTWPETARIAEILRKETVGGILLLVATVLALTWANSPWSDSYDALRDVEIGPEALHLHLTLGTWAADGLLAIFFFVVGLELKREFVAGDLRDPRRAALPILAAVGGMIVPALVYVAVNFTTGDGALDGWAIPTATDIAFALAVLAVVSTHLPIALRTFLLTLAVVDDLLAVTIIALFYTADLQVGPLLLAAIPFALFTVAVQRRISSWWILVPLAVTTWALVHASGIHATVAGVLLGFAVPVVRSLAAGGPEAGPGLAEHFEHRIRPISAGFAVPVFAFFAAGVTVGGLDGFVEALSDPIALGIVSGLVVGKAVGIFGFTYLVARFTKAQLDSDLRWLDVLAVAVLGGIGFTVSLLIGDLAFSDELRDEHVKVGVLAGSVIASVLAAVLLRSRNRAYRRIEAMEERDADGDGVPDVYDETTD, from the coding sequence ATGACCTCTGCACGACGAACGACGACCCTGCTCAGCCGGGGCACATGGCCCGAGACTGCGCGCATCGCCGAGATCCTCCGCAAGGAGACCGTCGGCGGGATCCTTCTGCTCGTCGCGACGGTCCTCGCTCTCACCTGGGCCAACTCACCGTGGTCGGACTCCTACGACGCCTTGCGCGACGTCGAGATCGGGCCGGAGGCGCTGCACCTGCACCTCACGCTCGGCACCTGGGCAGCCGACGGGCTCCTCGCGATCTTCTTCTTCGTCGTCGGGCTCGAGCTCAAGCGCGAGTTCGTCGCCGGCGACCTCCGCGACCCACGCCGCGCCGCCCTGCCGATCCTCGCCGCCGTCGGCGGCATGATCGTCCCCGCGCTCGTCTACGTCGCGGTGAACTTCACCACCGGCGACGGCGCGCTCGACGGCTGGGCGATCCCCACCGCGACCGACATCGCGTTCGCGCTCGCCGTCCTCGCGGTCGTGAGCACGCACCTGCCGATCGCGCTGCGGACGTTCCTGCTCACGCTCGCGGTGGTCGACGACCTCCTCGCGGTGACGATCATCGCGCTCTTCTACACGGCTGACCTCCAGGTCGGCCCGCTGCTCCTCGCGGCGATCCCCTTCGCGCTGTTCACCGTCGCTGTCCAGCGACGGATCAGCTCGTGGTGGATCCTCGTGCCGCTCGCCGTCACGACGTGGGCCCTCGTGCACGCGTCGGGCATCCACGCGACGGTCGCCGGTGTGCTCCTCGGCTTCGCGGTCCCGGTCGTCCGGAGCCTCGCCGCGGGCGGCCCGGAAGCGGGTCCTGGTCTCGCCGAGCACTTCGAGCACCGCATCCGGCCGATCTCTGCAGGCTTCGCCGTCCCGGTCTTCGCGTTCTTCGCTGCGGGCGTCACCGTCGGTGGCCTGGACGGTTTCGTCGAGGCGCTGAGCGACCCGATCGCGCTCGGGATCGTCAGCGGCCTCGTCGTCGGCAAGGCTGTCGGGATCTTCGGGTTCACGTACCTCGTCGCACGCTTCACCAAGGCCCAGCTCGACTCAGACCTCCGATGGCTCGACGTCCTCGCGGTCGCCGTGCTCGGTGGGATCGGCTTCACGGTGTCGCTCCTCATCGGCGACCTGGCGTTCAGCGACGAGCTGCGCGACGAGCACGTCAAGGTCGGTGTGCTCGCCGGCTCGGTCATCGCGAGCGTCCTCGCAGCAGTCCTGCTGCGTTCTCGCAACCGCGCCTACCGGCGCATCGAGGCCATGGAAGAGCGCGACGCCGACGGCGACGGCGTCCCCGACGTCTACGACGAGACCACGGACTGA
- a CDS encoding SMP-30/gluconolactonase/LRE family protein, giving the protein MTTVASYPVEQVTDAVAYHAEGPVWSETWGGLRWVDMLAGDLLTLRDDASIDRLHVGDVAAFVRPRTRGGYVVGVERGIALADSADAVPVPSAPLWTDPGVRMNEGGCDPSGVLYAGSMGYEKVAGAASLYRIDADGAVSVVLDDVTVSNGIDFSPDGRLAYYNDTRTGGTDVFDVVDGVLTGRRPFRSADGANADGLTVDSAGNVWVALNHGGRVRCCSPDGVVLAEVELPVRLVTACTLGGPDLRDLYITTSRENLDDPEPEAGALFRARVEVPGKPVLPYAG; this is encoded by the coding sequence ATGACCACCGTCGCGTCGTACCCGGTCGAGCAGGTCACGGACGCCGTCGCGTACCACGCCGAAGGACCGGTGTGGTCTGAGACGTGGGGCGGCCTGCGCTGGGTCGACATGCTCGCCGGCGACCTCCTCACCCTCCGGGACGACGCGAGCATCGACCGCCTCCACGTCGGGGACGTGGCCGCGTTCGTGCGCCCACGCACACGCGGCGGGTACGTCGTCGGTGTCGAGCGCGGGATCGCCCTCGCGGACTCTGCGGACGCGGTCCCGGTGCCGTCGGCTCCGCTGTGGACGGACCCGGGCGTGCGCATGAACGAGGGCGGGTGCGACCCGTCGGGCGTCCTGTATGCGGGCTCGATGGGCTACGAGAAGGTCGCCGGCGCCGCGTCGCTCTACCGGATAGACGCCGACGGCGCGGTGAGCGTCGTCCTGGACGACGTGACCGTCTCCAACGGCATCGACTTCTCCCCTGACGGGCGCCTCGCCTACTACAACGACACCCGCACGGGCGGCACCGACGTGTTCGACGTCGTCGACGGCGTCCTCACCGGCCGTCGTCCGTTCCGTTCTGCGGACGGCGCCAACGCGGACGGGCTCACGGTGGACTCGGCCGGCAACGTCTGGGTCGCGCTCAACCACGGCGGGCGCGTCCGGTGCTGCTCGCCCGACGGGGTGGTCCTCGCTGAGGTCGAGCTGCCCGTCCGCCTCGTCACCGCGTGCACGCTCGGCGGCCCGGACCTGCGCGACCTCTACATCACGACGTCGCGGGAGAACCTCGACGAC
- a CDS encoding TetR/AcrR family transcriptional regulator, with translation MSTRPAHAQPTRELLLDSLETLLLSGGSSAATLEAVASTAGVSKGGLLYHFGSKEALYQGFLDRMVVRSRAEAAQILDAPQGVVAAYLDASSVADDPSTRTVLAALRLAGVPEVDVEAALAESFSFWYETIARRIDDPVLARMVQLVGDGFYLHALIGSGSDHDTAVVERVVSLVADWQRDAS, from the coding sequence ATGTCGACCCGGCCCGCTCACGCCCAGCCCACCCGGGAGCTCCTCCTCGACTCCCTCGAGACGCTCCTCCTGAGCGGCGGGTCCTCCGCAGCCACGCTCGAGGCCGTCGCCTCGACCGCCGGGGTCTCCAAGGGCGGCCTGCTCTACCACTTCGGCTCCAAAGAGGCCCTCTACCAGGGGTTCCTCGACCGGATGGTCGTCCGCTCCCGCGCCGAGGCAGCGCAGATCCTCGACGCACCGCAGGGCGTCGTCGCCGCCTACCTCGATGCGTCGTCGGTCGCCGACGACCCCTCGACCCGAACCGTGCTCGCAGCACTACGGCTCGCCGGCGTCCCCGAGGTCGACGTCGAGGCGGCTCTCGCCGAGTCGTTCAGCTTCTGGTACGAGACCATCGCGCGCCGCATCGACGACCCCGTGCTCGCGCGGATGGTCCAGCTCGTCGGCGACGGCTTCTACCTGCACGCGCTCATCGGCTCGGGCAGCGACCACGACACGGCCGTCGTCGAGAGAGTCGTCTCGCTCGTGGCCGACTGGCAGCGCGACGCGTCCT
- a CDS encoding nucleotidyltransferase family protein has product MSVVGLVLAAGGGRRMGRPKALLDSDGESWLGLAVSLLERAGCGPVLVTLGAEADAARLLVPPTARVVEVAGWERGMSESLRQGLDAAERLGPETDAVVITLVDLPALRDGAVARVLGSAEGRRDALRQASYDGRPGHPVLVGRAHWARLRATLGGDTGARDYLRAHGADVIDCTDLGGGEDIDSRE; this is encoded by the coding sequence ATGAGCGTCGTCGGCCTCGTGCTCGCCGCGGGCGGCGGGCGGCGGATGGGGCGCCCGAAGGCGTTGCTCGACTCCGACGGCGAGAGCTGGCTCGGTCTCGCCGTCTCGCTGCTCGAGAGGGCCGGCTGCGGGCCGGTGCTCGTCACGCTCGGCGCCGAGGCGGACGCGGCGCGCCTGCTCGTGCCGCCTACGGCTCGCGTCGTGGAGGTGGCCGGGTGGGAGCGCGGGATGAGCGAGTCTTTGCGCCAGGGGCTCGACGCCGCAGAGCGGCTCGGCCCGGAGACCGACGCCGTGGTCATCACGCTCGTCGACCTGCCTGCGCTGCGCGACGGCGCGGTCGCGCGCGTCCTGGGCTCCGCCGAGGGCCGTCGCGATGCGCTGCGCCAGGCCTCCTACGACGGCAGGCCCGGACACCCTGTCCTCGTCGGCCGTGCGCACTGGGCGCGGCTGCGTGCCACCCTCGGCGGTGACACGGGCGCGCGCGACTACCTCCGGGCCCACGGTGCGGACGTGATCGACTGCACTGATCTCGGTGGGGGCGAAGACATCGACAGTCGTGAATAA